A stretch of DNA from Apium graveolens cultivar Ventura unplaced genomic scaffold, ASM990537v1 ctg751, whole genome shotgun sequence:
AGTTGAGCCGAGTCCTAGACCGTGGCTCGGCTCGAACTCAATAAAAATAGTTCTGGTTCGAGCTTTGAACTCGACCAAACTTTTAATTTCAAGTAAAAAGTTCGGTAGGCTTGAGTTCGGTTTGAAAACTCGAATTTATTTcactaaatattaacaaaaattcGAAATAGGATGGTTTGGCTCAAGTTCgattgaataataaataaataatatataaaaaatataaaaatatttttataataaaaataactgaaaataaTAGAGACTCAATAAGGCTCGAACCTTACGAGCCGAGTAATCGGATGTTCGAACTCGACTCGGTTACAAATTTGAAAACCTCGAGCTCGAACTCGAGCTCGGCTTGATTAATTCCCAGCCGAATTGGAATTTTTTACGAGCCGAGTTCGAGTAACTCACGAACAGTTTGACTAGTTTACACGTATTCCGAATGCATTGTAAGTGATGAATATGATTAAAGTCGTCCTCTCATCGCATGTATCATGCATTCATGCCTCAATGTATTATCATGTGAACAAATTTTCAGAGGAGGTTGCTGTACTTGACAAGGGGCGGTGTGTTGATATTCGTGGCAAAATGAAAATTGGAATGTTATCTCCTCACACCACTTATGAAACATATCTTGTCTTTAAAATATATGAGGATGCCTGCGGACTTGATTTGGCAAAGACATCGATTAGATTTGTTAATGAAAGAGAGGAGGTGCCTGATGATGAAGCTAGCATAGTTTATCCTGATCCAAGAACATCTGCACACAACATTGAGCAACGAAATGGAGAGTTTAGTCGGTGGAGGAAGGACGAATGGATGGAGATTAAGATAGCAGAGTTTGAGACTGGTGCAagagatgatgatgatgaggtgGAGACGCGATTTATGTCAACTGATACAAATGTACTCAAGGCTGGCCTTATCGTACAAGGTTTCGAGTTTAGGCCTAAACAACCCATGGCAGTTGTTTAATGAATTTATCTGTTGGCATGCTTTATTTTGTCTTTAAAAACTTTCCTCATGTAATATGAATTATCTGTTATTTGAAGGATGTTGATGAATTATGTTTTATGTAAAATTTAAGGGTTTTAAGACAATTTTTTTTGTATCATGGTGTGTCCAATTTTAAGGCCCATATCATAACCGAATACAGTTTCATTTATTTAGGCCATCTccaattataaatttattttataatacCTTTATATGCAATATTTCACCTTTTTAACCTGAATCACTATTTTATTTCCAATCATGactttaaatataattttaaatttaattcaaacatcattataattacatacAGCGTACACAATCCCTCCATACACATCATGAGGTATGtgttattttaatatttaatattgcataataacccgtgcgaggcacgggtcattttctagaattATAATGTTCTTAATTGTTTTTTATATGTAAATGTTGTACAATGtctaacgtatatcaaatacaagttgattgtttatcaatatgtattattttcataaaaggCAATAACAAATTACACAATATTTCAAATATAAaccattaagcaaaatatatatatatatatattattgtttgtgttgtataatttacattaatgaatgaatataaatagggtagtcattgtacgtttaaaacgaaacgattataCTTAATTTGTAGAATGCCGtcagtatgtttacaaataaaaagttaaaaaataacatttATGTTGAATATAGAGTtaaccaaaaattttgaattttatttaaataaactatatgtactggtctatattattactgagttcactactaatttacaattaacttactcaatttaaaatgataaaaaatgcataattgaaatcaggatgacttgcaatcataatatacaataatgtaaaatttacactattgttaatataaaagttgattttaataaaaaaatgttcattttttgaaattcaacgtatgtatgcatggaaaatattagttttttatttacactacggTTACCAAAGTAAcattaagttatatgtgtgtgttagcatgtaTATTGTAGTATGTTACATTTCTTAATAAATTACGatgatttcaattatttatatgctaaatatctgatttatgtataTTTTTAATCACTATTAATATCTAGTGAGACAAatgattacttaaataatatgcatttataattattcaaaataaaaattatgtaataaataaattgcaataatttatatatggtattcatatTATCACTAACAAACAATCTATATCTAGTTTTTACGCAActgagtatcaatcatggttgtaacataaaaataaattatatattataaagacttattattgatattcatgatttttttctaggattcgaaggaaaaattattattatatcattatttaaaccatttttaagttcctttcattactactctaatattttttcatataataatttaaaaatattgtATTCTATAATCCTAAAATTAAGTATTtttcaatttgataaaattttataaatatcagttgaactggttaattcatTCAAATTAgtgaataatatatattttttctttaaataatataaaatatattgaatCAAATGtcacaatatagtatagataaaacttttatttaaataatttaaaatatcaaaataattcaaaatatttgtacaatattatcttaaTCAATGAATTTTATTTATCTagaagaattctttttaaaaagctagtttttttaaagtgaaaaataaaaaataaatcgatttaatatatcatcttagttttaaaaaatcttatgatatctcatatcaaatttcgaatatttttaaaatcgggacaagtacaaaaataataatgcgctaccagtgaagttaataattttaatataaataatcaattgacttgatcttataaacacctaaaacacattaatttatattaatgtaaaatatataaaaaaatcacattattggtaagatattctcgccgaacttgtaatttaaatttactaaatgtagaattgacgatgtttttcggccgagtcatgtagtcaaatttcgagtattttttgaagaATGAGCCAAGTTCTAATTTtaaattggaataaaataaaatattttgacTCACTATAATTCGAACtcatctaaatatgtaatactattatagattatttatatataagcgattctattttcaatattttatctaaaaattatatatgtacattttaattactttttataatattaaaataagttaAAAATATGTGAGATACA
This window harbors:
- the LOC141704172 gene encoding F-box protein PP2-B15-like, with amino-acid sequence MYYHVNKFSEEVAVLDKGRCVDIRGKMKIGMLSPHTTYETYLVFKIYEDACGLDLAKTSIRFVNEREEVPDDEASIVYPDPRTSAHNIEQRNGEFSRWRKDEWMEIKIAEFETGARDDDDEVETRFMSTDTNVLKAGLIVQGFEFRPKQPMAVV